The genomic stretch GCTAAAACAATTAAACCTGTAAACGCTCCTAAACTTTTAGATTTCAAAATAAAACCATAAGTAGTTTCGATTTTATGATTATTACTAAATAACATGTATACAAATGATATTAAAGTTAAAACTATAACTCCTTTTAAAGTATTGAATAAACCGTATTCTTGTGGGTTTTCTATTTTAAAATTAAAATGAGTTAATAATAAAAAAGGCAAAAAATAAGAGGTTAATAAAAGCACATATTGTTTCCAATAAACTTTTTTAGCTTTCTGAATCACAATTTTTGGTGCAGTAAAACCAAGTCCAAAAAACATGCTGGAAGTTTCTTTAAATTGAGGATTCCATTTTTGTTTAGAAGTTGCAAAAGCATTGTGAAAAGTTACTTTTTCTTCTTCCATTTTTGCTTCAATATCAGAAATAATATGATCTAAAATTTCTAATCGAATATCGATATAATCAATCTGTTTTATATCTAAATAATGTTCTACTCTTTGTATTTGTTCTTTTGTTAATTTCATCCTACTCCAAACTTAATTTAGGATTCACCAATTGCTGCATTGTTCTTAAAAACTCTTGCATTTCATTTAACTTGTTGGCAGTTTCTTTGGTACCAGACTCTGTTAACTTGTAATATTTACGCAATCTATTACCCACTTTTGCAACCTCTACATCTAGCAAACCATCGGCTTCTAATTTATGTAAAGCTGGGTACAAGGCACCTTCGGTAATTTTAAGTTCGCCTTTGGTTAATTCTTTTACTTTTTGTGTAATTTCATAACCGTACATTTTATCATTACTTTCTAATAATTTTAAAATAATGGTTTGCAAAGAGCCTTTGTATAATTTCTGATTTCCCATTTTTATAATGTGTTTTTGTCACTTCAATTTAAAAATCATCTAAATTGACAACTTTTGAATATCGATGGTCAAATATACATAATTTTCTTATACATAGAATTCTTATGTATTGTTTTTTTGACAAAAAAATCCTGAGTTTTTTAAAACTCAGGATTTAATTTAAATACTTCTTTTAAGAATCGTTATTACTTTTCTACTTTTAAAACCTCTTTAATTATGCGTTCTAAATCTGCTTTTGGTAAAGCTCCGTTTGCCATTTGTGGTTCTCCTTCTGCAGGACAAAATAACATAGATGGTATGCTTCTAATACCAAAAGCGGCAGATAATTCTTGTTCTGCTTCGGTATCAATTTTATAAATATCTATTTTACCTTCGTATTCTTTAGACAATTCTTCTAAAATTGGCGCAATCATTTTACAAGGGCCACACCAATCTGCATAAAAGTCTATTAATGCTGGTCTTTTACCTTCAAATTTCCACTCTTTATTTTTTTCAAAATTAAATACTTTTTCTAAAAATGTTGCTTTTGTTAAATTTTCTGTCATATGAATGTTTTTAATTCAACTTTGTTGAATTTTAATTTTATAATTATTTTACTACAAAATTAGTCGTAAAAACCTCTAAAGTATTACAAATAGCTATCGATAACAAACATCGTAAAGTTAAAAACAGTTAAATCATTCTTTAATAAAACGATTATAATTTAATTTTGATAAAACAATTAACTTTGTTTGGTATACTAAACATCATAAACACACTTACATTGATTTACCCAAAAACAGAAAAAAAACCAGTTGTAGACACCTTTTTTAATACAACCGTTATCGATAATTACAGATGGTTAGAAGATGATAGAAGCGTAGAAACAGAATCTTGGGTAAAAGCACAAAATAAGGTTACTTTTAACTATCTAAATCAAATTTATTACAGAGATCAATTAAAAAATCGATTGGCTAATTTATGGAACTATGAAAAAATAGGTACGCCTTTTATAGAAGGCGATTACACATATTTTTCTCAAAATAATGGTTTACAAAATCAGAGCGTAATTTATAGAACCATAGATAATTCTGAACCAGAAATATTTTTAGATCCAAATACTTTTTCTAAAGACGGTACAACTTCTTTAGGCGCATTAAGTTTTTCTAAAGATGGTAAAACCGCCGCATACTCTATTTCTGAAGGTGGTTCTGATTGGCGAAAAATAATTATTATTGATGTTGTTTCTAAAAAACAAAAAGAACCGGTTATTGTTGATGTAAAATTCTCTGGAATTTCTTGGTACAAAAACGAAGGTTTTTACTACTCTAGTTACGATAAACCAACCGGAAGTGAGTTGTCTGCTAAAACAGATCAGCATAAATTATATTATCATAAGCTAGGAACTTCGCAAGAAGATGATGTTGTAGTATTTGGCGAAAAAAAATCAGAAAAACACAGATATATTGGTGGCTATGTTACAGAAGATAATCGTTTTTTAGTAATTACTGCACAAATTTCTACTTCTGGTAACAAATTATTTATCAAAGATTTATCCGAAGAAAAAAGCACACTAAAACCAATTATAGAAACGCTAGAGAGTGATACTTATGTAATTACTAACAAAGCTTCTACACTTTTTTTAGCGACCAAT from Polaribacter marinaquae encodes the following:
- a CDS encoding PadR family transcriptional regulator, whose translation is MGNQKLYKGSLQTIILKLLESNDKMYGYEITQKVKELTKGELKITEGALYPALHKLEADGLLDVEVAKVGNRLRKYYKLTESGTKETANKLNEMQEFLRTMQQLVNPKLSLE
- the trxA gene encoding thioredoxin, which gives rise to MTENLTKATFLEKVFNFEKNKEWKFEGKRPALIDFYADWCGPCKMIAPILEELSKEYEGKIDIYKIDTEAEQELSAAFGIRSIPSMLFCPAEGEPQMANGALPKADLERIIKEVLKVEK